One Scomber scombrus chromosome 4, fScoSco1.1, whole genome shotgun sequence genomic region harbors:
- the LOC133979343 gene encoding C2 calcium-dependent domain-containing protein 4C yields the protein MWVLEKIRESVESFPLELSRYMGKSEEDLFLSSKANLHNNILTPDKIPEFFLPPRLCKRSPLLRAEASPPYLNSDNQMPRSKIPSDTKHVKKNDVKTKNSDSAVLQRAAKKPLPFSAEGYGMAGLYESPNTRRKESLFHSKCLVYMFDRSTPTTAPRLAKQTNQPKKTSTLSGFFPRFAGKSLSETGSTESETPSSSDSSPLSSPYGGKYSLSIPSGSGHLRGAISCPSLIDNREDTGKWKRGAVSLTTSPSTPPSLKGSSLNLAPPVLFPLDVLQCQERLRREHVLPLQGHGKVRLSAEHTTFSNNLLSSLSTLRVRVVSVEGLRDQADTRPLNCAVSVCLTPGKLQQQQSATIRNCRSPVFNEDFFFTELSREDLLELQLKLKVVDKPAAGTLRRATVIGVITKPLLQLLPLKNG from the coding sequence AGAGCGTGGAGAGCTTTCCTCTGGAGCTGAGTCGTTACATGGGGAAGAGCGAGGAAgacctcttcctctcttccaagGCCAATCTACACAACAACATCCTCACACCAGACAAAATCCCAGAGTTCTTTTTGCCTCCACGGCTCTGCAAGAGGAGTCCTCTACTGAGAGCTGAGGCAAGTCCACCTTACCTGAACAGTGACAACCAGATGCCCAGGAGCAAAATTCCCTCAGACactaaacatgttaaaaaaaatgatgtgaagaCAAAGAATAGTGATTCAGCAGTGCTGCAGAGAGCTGCAAAGAAACCTTTGCCATTTTCTGCAGAGGGCTATGGTATGGCTGGTTTATATGAGAGCCCCAACACTCGAAGGAAGGAATCTTTGTTCCACTCAAAATGCCTGGTTTACATGTTTGATAGAAGCACTCCTACTACAGCACCCAGGCTAGCAAAGCAGACAAACCAGCCCAAGAAAACCTCAACTTTATCTGGGTTTTTCCCTCGGTTTGCAGGCAAGAGCCTCTCAGAGACAGGGAGCACAGAAAGTGAAACACCTTCTTCCAgtgactcctctcctctcagttCCCCTTATGGTGGTAAATATTCCCTCTCCATCCCATCAGGCAGTGGCCATCTTAGAGGAGCAATATCCTGCCCTTCTCTAATTGACAACAGAGAAGATACAGGGAAGTGGAAGAGGGGGGCTGTAAGTTTAACAACCTCTCCCAGCACCCCTCCAAGCTTAAAGGGAAGCTCACTCAACCTCGCCCCACCCGTCCTCTTCCCACTGGATGTTCTGCAGTGCCAGGAGAGACTTCGGCGTGAGCATGTCCTCCCCTTACAGGGCCATGGTAAAGTTCGGCTCTCAGCTGAGCACACTACTTTCTCCAACAACCTGCTGTCATCCCTCTCCACACTCAGAGTTCGTGTGGTGTCTGTGGAAGGTCTACGGGACCAAGCTGACACGCGACCTCTGAACTgtgcagtgagtgtgtgtctgacacCAGGGAAGCTACAGCAACAGCAGAGTGCCACCATCAGGAACTGCCGCAGCCCTGTGTTTAATGAAGATTTCTTCTTCACAGAGCTGAGTCGAGAGGATCTGCTGGAGCTGCAGCTCAAGTTGAAAGTGGTGGATAAACCTGCAGCTGGAACACTGAGGAGGGCGACAGTGATCGGGGTAATCACCAAACCTCTGTTGCAGTTACTCCCCCTTAAAAATGGGTAG